AAGCTCTTCTTGAGCTGGCCACCGGCGTAGGCGTAGATGTCGGCGAACGGAGAAGTGGCGGCGCCGGACACGAAGCGCGGGTTGGTGAACAGGGAGGAGGTGTTCCACAGCAGCTTGACACCGGTGGACTTCATATTCTCGTCGATCTTGTCAACGACCTTGTCGAGGTTGGCGTTGGTCTCGCGCAGGGTGTCGCCTTCGGGGGCGATGTCACGATCGTGGAAGCAGAAGTACTCGACGCCCAGCTTCTGGAACAGCTCGAAGGCGTAGTCGACCTTGGCCAGAGCCTGGTCCATCGGATCGGTGTACTTGTAGTACGGGCGGTGCGCGGTGCCGGTGCCGAACGGATCAACCAGTTCCTGGTTGAAGGTGTGCCACCAAGCAACGCCGAAGCGCAGCCAATCCTTCATCTTCTTGCCGGCAACGACCTTGTCGGCATCGTAGTAATGGAAGGCGAAGTCTTCCTTCGGTCCTTTGGCGCGGCCGACGTACTCGATCTTGTCAACATCCCACAGACCCATTTGGGCGCTCCTTTGCAGTAGGCGATATTACGGATTGCAGGACCAATAATAAAACGAACGAACTAAGTTTGTCAAATGATTGAATTAATACGCCGCGTCTCAGCGTGTTGCTAGTCATTGCAATGGTTTTCGAATGCAGTCAAGGCACAGATAGTATGGGCAAGCCAAGAAAGACAACTCAGCCAAGGAAACGAGACTTGATAATTGACGTCACGCAATTCCTCGCCGGCCACCGCTGAGGCCGGCTCCACCACCCCGCCAACCCCAACAGCACCACCCCCGCCAACACCACCGCCATGGTCATCACCCTGATGATCGGCTCGTTTGTGGCCATCCTCAACCAAACGCTGATGATCTCCGCCCTGCCCACGTTGATGCACGAGTTCGACGTGCCCAGCAGCACCGTGCAATGGCTGACCACCGGATTCATGCTTACCAACGGCATCATGATCCCGATCACCGCGTTCCTCATCGAGACCTTCACCACCCGCCAGCTGTTCCTGTACGCGATGGGCATATTTGCAGAATGATCTTGGCGTTAATGCACTGGTGTCCGGTCTGGTGATGATGCCGAGCGGCATCGCCATGGGCATCCTGAACCCGGTGGCAGGCAAGATGTATGACCGTATCGGTGGCCGGCCGCTCGCCTTACTGGGCTTCGCGATCATGACGTCTGCGGCTGTGCTGCTGGTCACCATCATGAACACGCACACCGCGGCGGCCATGCGCACCGGAGTGCCGGAAGCGGCGGCATCGGCCATTGGCGTGCGGGCTTCGTTCCGCACGGTCGCCATTGTGTGCGCGGTCTGTTTGGTTGCGTCACTCTTCATTCGTGATCGCGGCCGCCGACTTGGACAGCAGCGTTAGGCGAATCCTTCACCGATTGCTGGCCTTCTTGATCAGCGCGTCCAAAGTACCGGCTTGGCGCGCGGCTTCCACATCTTCCCAGTCGAGACCGGTGTCTTTGGCCCTCCCGTAGAAAAACCGCACCAGACCGGCAAAGTCCGGTTTATATCCGGTTTCCCGGAATGAACGGGCCAGCGAATCACCGATTTGCGGGTCATCAGGCCTTCGTGCCTCATAGATCGGGATGGAACAGGATCGCCACACGCCTCTCACATGTGCGATGCGATTGACGATCATGCCGCCGTGCGCACCATCGTATTGCGAGGCGGCATGTACGTCCGCCACCTCGTAGACACCACCATGAATGATGTCCTCAACTGTCAGACGACCTTTGACCGCGCTGGCATCGCGAATCCAGAACATCGAAGCGAAATTGGTGTCATCAAGTTCGCGAAAATCACGTATCTCGCGTGTGCCGATACGTTCGTCCTTGTCATACATG
This DNA window, taken from Bifidobacterium longum subsp. longum JCM 1217, encodes the following:
- a CDS encoding MFS transporter, which encodes MVITLMIGSFVAILNQTLMISALPTLMHEFDVPSSTVQWLTTGFMLTNGIMIPITAFLIETFTTRQLFLYAMGIFAE
- a CDS encoding permease, whose translation is MSGLVMMPSGIAMGILNPVAGKMYDRIGGRPLALLGFAIMTSAAVLLVTIMNTHTAAAMRTGVPEAAASAIGVRASFRTVAIVCAVCLVASLFIRDRGRRLGQQR